The DNA segment gatggtgatgatggtgatgatggtgaggactCCAATAGTCTTGAGTCCATCAGTAATGCTACACCGTCACCCtcagcttcctctcctcccgtcaTCAGCTGCTCGTAGCGTGACGCCATCATGTTAACCGCGAACAGCGCCACTTAGCTCCtcccgctgccgccgctgctgctgctgctgctgacggtgatgatgatgatgctgctgatggtgatgatgatgatgctgatgatggtgatgataataatgacattaCTGCCTCCTGCTATGCGAGTGTTATTTAAACAGTTACATTAGTGCTAAAGTATATGTTCTGTTTTTATTATGTAGCTACTGACGGTATTAATGTCATGGTTCACTACTTATAAATTACTATATTACTTttgtattactgctgctgctgctgttactgctgctcctaccactattgttattactactgctactactactatttcttctcctactcctactactacttctattactactactactactactactactactactactactactactactactactactactactactgctgccaccactgctaccactactgccactactgctgctgctgctgctgccgccaccactgaCCACTGCtatactaccactgccactactactactaccaccaataataataataataataataataataataataataataataatagtaataataataataataataataacaataataattacagtagtaatattaataatgataggaataataataataataataataataataataaaatgaaaataataataaactgctgctgctgctgctacttctactactactactactactactactactactaataataataataataataataataataataataataataaaaataacaataatgataataataataatgttgataataatgataatattgataataagaataacaataatgataataataatgttaataataataataataataacaatcattattattatgataaaataataataataatgataatgtatatccctactatttttactatttttaatacaatactactactattactactactactactactattatactaccactacgactacaacgattactgctgttgctgctgctgctgcttctggttcttctaccactacttctactatcttTAACTATTACCAACCATAACATTTATCATCATCTGTTTATCATTATATCCCGTACAGAAGACATCAGGATATCTCACCACTCTTTCACTATCatcgcaaccaccaccattaccatcatttaccatcacaacccCACGTCCCTTcttcccacttcctcctcttcatcaccatATGTTGCCGCTGCTATCACTGTGAATTACACCAACAAACCATTTATAAAACACTCGTTGTCTGTTTGTTGTCTGGCTCGTTGTCTGTTTGTAGTCTGGGAAgagctattactgttattacaacAGCCGTCACAGGGATAGCAGTAGCGTCACCTGCATGGCCGCCGTCACCAGGTGTGTCCCGTGACGTCTTCAGGAGTTTAACACGAAGTAACACAAAATATTCCCCGTGATTTATGTAAATTATGcgaatatatttatttgtgtatcgaAGCTGCAGCGTTTAAAATTGATATAATCGTTTTGCATAAATTATGGACTCCCGCTCTTCCTGgttattcattttttagttAAAAGTTATATTTGTAAACTGGCGCATAAAGTTACAAGCAGCGATGATTTACTGACAACAGCAGCGCCACATGTCAGAAATAATTAAAAGCCACCAGTACACTAACACCATTAACTCCACGCCCTGTCATTACGCCCCggggaaagaagacaaggataaAACACCtgtaagtttatttttattaactttACATCAAAATACAAGGAGCGAGAGATGGCGGCGGGCGACACACCTGCTCCTGGGAACTCTGAGGACCTACGTGACTACACCTATGCGCCGCACCTGCCTTCTGTACACCTGACACACGCAGGCCGGCAAACTAAATGGTAATATCACATTTATGGccaatgtgtttgtttgtacagCAATTTTACAAATAAGAGTATTTATTAATGATATCGTGCGTTGTACTGCGAtgcgtgtaagagagagagagagagagagagagagagagagagagagtgtttcctaCCCTGGGTACATTGAGGTGGGTGGGTGCAGTGGTGGGCGGCGGGAGCTGTGCGTGGGTGACAGCACAGCACACAGGAGTCGGGGAGAATACAGGGCGGCAGGGGCGCGTGGGCGGAACGCAACATGCTTCCCGTCCCATGccagagagtgaggggaggagggcacagggcggcgggcggcgggacCGCGTAGTGGTGGACGATGCATTCACAGTAATTGTCGTTATATACACTGAGCACTGGTCACACAGCTATGTACAGGCCGTGGCGGCGGGGCGATGAGGGGCGAAGGGCGGCGGTGAGGGTGATGCACGTGATGAGATGAGTGGTGACGATGTGGTGACGTTGATGGGGGAGGGAGCCACCAGGCTGGGAGGCTTAAACTTGAGACGCCGCTTCGGAGCGATAGTAGGGCGGCAGCGGCCCAGCAGAGGACAGCGGGGAGGGGGAAGCCGAggatgtgaggggagaggtgaggggcgaggaggggagggaggcagtCACTGTGAGGGAGGAGCCTGCCAGCGGTGACGTGCCCGCCATGGAGGAGGCGAGAGAACGCAGCACGTCAGGCCTCAGCGCCTCTGGCCGGAGAGTCTCAGGCCGCAGGTCTTGCCGCAGCATCTCGTGTCTGAGGGCGTCGTGGCGGAGCTCTGGTCGCAGCGCCTCGGGACGGATGGTCTCTGGCCGCAGCGCCTCGGGCCGCAGCGCGTCCCTCAGGGGGTCGGAGTGAAGGGGAGGCAGGATGGGCAGGCCTGGCGGGTACAGTCGATAAGCTAGGGGCTTTTGTAAGGCTGCTGCTGCGGCGGCTTGGCGGTAGTACAGATCGActgaggcggcggcggggctgagagcggcggcggcggcagcggctgcGGCGGCTGAAGAGGACTGGGGCGGGTAGGGCCAGCCATAGGGCGCACTGTAGATGCGCTGCACCGCCGCGTAGTTCCCAGCCTCTGCCAGCAGCTCCAGGCCCACGGCTGTCTGCCGCTTCCACTTGGttctggaggagggaaggagagcaaaGTCAGTCATTGTCTGTGTGGCGGAACGCGCGGCGTCGACAAGTGCCGTGTTGTGCTCGTGTCTCCCTACACATATTTCAACTATTACCAAGACTGACACGTGGAGCCCCACTCACCGTCTGTTCTGGTACCAGGTCTTGACCTGCGTGTCGGTCAGGTTGAGCTTGGCCGCCAGCTCCATGCGGTCCTGCACACTCAGGTACTTCTGCCGCTCGAAGCTCTTTTCCAGCGTCTGCAGCTGGTGGTCGGTGAAGGCCGTGCGCGCCTTTCGCTGCTTCTTGCACGGCGGCGGCCCGGAGCTGTCTGAGCACACCTCGGCGTGTTctgcaaagaaggaaaagtcatCGTTAATATCCATGTTAAGAGTCTCAAGGGCAATGAAGCGTCACTCTGGATACAGCATCCCAGGAAGGTGTCCACCCACAACCTCATAATATTCTCTTAAACCAATTGACACCGGAATTAAATAGCCGAGCCCCGGAGCGTGGAAAGTGGCGCCATCCCCGCCCCCCCCAGGGGATGACGGAGTGTTGCCAATCTCCATGACGGGAGGCGGCGGCTGAATGGCGCACATGAGGACATAACAGGCCCCGTGCTGATCCTTTTACCACGCCTGTCGGCAACTCGgggtgagggggggagggggaaaggaatgggaaattCAAGGATGTAGGGGAGCATTAAGCTATGGGAGCGTTGTGCCAGCGCTCTGTGAGAAGCTAAGGGCGTtaccgtgcacacacacacacacacacacacacacacacacacacacacacacacacacacatcacctttgAGTACTCACCTGAACAGGGTGAACAGAGGCGCTACTCGCACGAGGCAAACATATGATACTCAAATCCCTTccgcttctttcctccatccctccctccttccttccttccctctttccctccagccACTATTTTCTCCGCTTCCTAAACAGATCATCCCACAAACGCCGTCCTATTTCGGGTTGACCACATCCTATTTATGCCgctctgccctccctccctccttcctttcttccttccttctttctctcacacacacactctctatttctctccctcacccttcccctcaaAACGCGTATTACCGAGGCCTCAATTATTGCCGCTCAtatgtccctctccctctctcccccgccGCTGAAATGCCGCTGAAATCACTCAATTCCTCTGACAATTCTTCTCTGTGGTGAATGAATTTATTAAGTCTCCATGCAGGTTAGAATACAACTAGCTTTATTtcgctctcttttctctttttttcgtttgattTCATTGGCgtggttttgttttcattgttttgtttaaggactatttttgttgtttacgttgattgtttgtttgtgatgGAAAAGTGAATGAGGTTCTAATTAACTACGgagattttgttttattgaatgataccgagagagagagagagagagagagagagagagagagagagagagagagagagagagagagagataactcattaaaatatttcactttatcctctactttatttattgtgcCAGTTTAAATGtatagaatgaaaagaatgctGATaataaccgtgtgtgtgtgtgtgtgcgcacgtgcTCATATCTCTCCCTTGGTTTGGCGTGTACGTAATCCAGACAACCGTGAGTAAATTGGTCTTGCATGGTCTGTCTTTGGTCTCTGCGGGCTGTTTTGGTCGAGGCGGGGCAGAAGCGGGGCGGGGTAGAAACAGGGAGGAACAAGactgggcggggcagggcggggcgggtctAAAAAGAATCGATTGTCAAAGAGACCAATGTAACTTTATGTGACAATGTGACAGTCGcaatgatgatgttaatgtaTTGAACTGTCCTTTGGTTTTGTGTATTGTTCAGTGTCATTGTGGAAGgatggtatagtagtagtagtagtagtagtagtagtagtagtagtagtagtagttgtagtagtagtagtagtagtagtagtagtagtagtagtgtgagtgtgtggtggtggtggtggtggtagtagtagtagtagtagtagtagtagtagtagtagtactagtggtggtagtaatagtagtagttgtaattgtagcagtagtagtagtagtagtagtagtagtagtagtagtagttgtagtatagtagtagtaattactagtaatagtagtagtagtatcgatAGCATTactagcaacagtagtagtatcaatagcattagtagtagtagaagtactatCAAtaatagcattagtagtagtagtagtagtatcaatacaAGTGTCAGTGTCATTATCatcgttctttcttccttacagaCACAAGACAAGGTTGCTATGATCTCCCCACACCAGCGTCCCTCCTCACACACCTGCGTCTGTGAGTACCTGCCATTACTTTACTTAATTCCCGTGATGCATTCAGGTGGGGAAGAAGATTGCGTAGATGCGATAAAATTTATTACTCAGAAAACGATGCGTGTAGAAATAACGGCGCGAATATATGTGTATGAATTAGGAAGATATCAATGTTTATGAATAATTCCTCTGAAGTTAATGGTACGTTATCAATTTGCATTCAGTTAACCCTTACAGCCTTATCGGTCACTTAGAGCTTATCAAAACACTGGATTATATCGTATGCAATTAGAAACATTTTAAAACTGAATATGTGGCTAAATGCATCACAATCTAAAACCTTCAgtgatttcaagacattttcagTAAACTCTTAactcttttcactactactcgtcatatctttccttaattaaccACATTGAGACATCTATTCTTGTTCACTAACCTGTAAATACTGTAAAAACCTGAAATTACAgatatatttgttttccttatcgTCCTTTATTGTGTAGATGCTAGTAAAGATGCTACTCATTGTTTCTGTACTTGGAAATTGTTACATACCACAATGAAAACGTCTAAACTGgtaacagatatatatatattttttatcactaTTGTGTAGATGCTAATAAAGATGATCATTGTTTTTTGTATAGTGAATTGTTACATACCGCAGTGAAAACGTCTAAAGCGCttgaataagaataaataagagcTCCGGGACTGAAAGGCAATTTGAGGGGCAATGTAAAGGAGACTAAAGTCGTTCCTTTATTCTATCAGCAACATGACACAATTTCGTTTGACCCTGCATACCGTTACAAGGCTGCATTATGATTGtatgtgttcttttcttcttttttccaatgtatgtgttcttttcttctcctttttcaatATAAGAGGGGAGAATTGACCAAGAGCAACgtaaaagatttaaaaaaaaatgcccacttaccTGTCAGTCCCCATACAGGatcgagagttagccaaaagaatgggataaatgtcttgaaaccactGCCTTAAATGTGTTTaggtcataggaaggaggaaatacaaaagcaggcagggagttcagaAAGAGaattacagaagcaggcaaggagtttagaaaagagagaaatacagaagcaggcagggagttttaggaggaaatacagaagcaggcagggagttcagaaagagaattacagagagagtttagaaaggaggaaatacagagggaggcaaggagtttcaggaggaaatacaaaaagtaggcagggaattccagagcaCTAGAGTTATAGTCAGGGCGTTAAAAGTCACCATCCAGATACTCGTCTAGAAATAAAGCAGGTGTGTTGGCTCCACTCTGCTTGATGATAAGACTTGTAAAGCTAATGTCCTACAACTACACAACATGtcgagtggtggtgaggggccGGGGCTCGAGCTTCAGGAATACCACACATTTTGTAAAGCCTtcagtgtgtttatttatttactttatttttctgtcgtGAAAGTAAAGTTGTTATCATCGgtcttgttgttattaatacCGAGCGTTAATTGATGTGAACGCCGCGTCTACCTATCCTTTACATTTCAACAGGTAACAATAGGAACACGAGGTACTTTACACTATATTTGCAATCTCCTCAGCTATTTACTTTCCCTCTTAAAATTCgcgtcttcttcctttattatgaTTAGTAGTTATTGCATTATGGGGGAAAATGAAGCATAGTGtacgtaaaaataaaataatagataaactaaaagcatttatcattattattattaccaccaccaccatcaccactaccactaccaccaccaccaccaccaccaccaccacgttccGCATCCTTTACATCCACATTACATCTTTATCCTCACTCaggcctccttcccctctccccccccttcccccgGATGTGACGTGAACTAGGAACTATCGACCATGGGgaaggaagacgacgaagggaaggaggaggaggaggagaggggagagaggggaataggggagagagggagaggggaagagaggataaCACAACACTTGCAGACGCCGGAAGTTGTGATAATTGAGAACGAActgggaagaagaataggaaaaaaaaaggaaaggaaggaaggaagaaatgacaaaaaaagagaagggataatagagatggaggaaggggcaAAGGAATGTAAATGGGGAAATTGttagataaggaaggagaagaagagacggAATATGAATGAGAGGTAGATATGAAAAGGAAcacaagaataaaggaaaataataagataaaggagataaagagaaggaacgaggagataaagatgagtaatgaaaagataggaagatggaaatgtgatggaaatgtaagagagagagagagagagagagagagagagagagtgtgtgtgtgtgtgtgtgtgtgtgtgtgtgtgtgtgtgtgtgtttgtagttgtAAGATTTCAGCATAATTCAATAGATAGGGGACACCAAAGTAACATTACCAACAAATACTAAAGaaacagtaaacaaaaacacacaaacaacaccattACCTTCTACTATACTCAACACCTATCATCACCtatcccttctctttatcttcctactcttcctataCCAATCCTACCCACCCTATCtccatttttatcaatttatcccACCACTTCCTTCAgtccccttctttttctctttcccatgtaaacaaaagaaagaaaacgggaaatggtTGTAAATCACGACAGAAAACAACCATGAACTAACtggacaatgataataataacaagcattttctcccctctctctcccctctcccctttccttcaatGTCGGCAGCTGACCACATTgatgcctcccctctcccatgcgtcacggagaggaggaggaggaggaggaggaggaggaggaggaggaggaggaggaggaggaggaggaggaggaggaggagagggaaagaaaagtagaagaaatcaaaggacaaaagagaggaaacattagagaacgagagagagagagagagagagagagagagagagagagagagagagagagagagagagagagagagagagagagagagagagccatacaaacaataataatcatcatgTTTGACCTTTATCGCAGCCGTGTCTGTGTgccagcatacacacacacacacacacacacacacacacacacacacacacacacacacacacacacacacacacacacacacacacacacacacacacacacacacacgttaatccTAATTGTGAAGCATAAAATGTACAGCCATTCATATATACACTCCTTGACATACGCTAAAATGtatgttgtaaaaaaaaaatatatgtaaaaagtaataataatgataataataaaaatgacgaaaataatgataatgataataataataataataataataataataataataataataataataataaagaaaataatagtagtaatgataatgtgaagccgctaagagagagagagagagagagagagagagagaaacaagccaTTACATGATATTAATATTAAGTCacgagagagaaacatttactaacattctctctctctctctctctctctctctctctctctctctctctctctctctctctctctctctctctctctctctctctctctctctctctcacacccggCTCATACATTATGGTAATGACGCCACggataataaatggaaaaaaagaaaaaataaataaagtatacatttatatattatcCCTGGTTtataaagacgagagagagagagagagagagagagagagagagagagagagagagagagtggtggtaaAAAGGGGTCGAGTCCAATAGAGGtcgaaggggggaaggggatgaggaaggggaaaattATGCCCTTGTGTCGAGTCGCCATGAAGCTGTGAGCAAGATTGTTCCTCGTGAATAAGTGATGGAACAGCGTTAGGtcgttaagaggaagaggaaggaggaggaggaggacgaggaggaggaggaggaggaggaggaggaggaagaggagtaaggaagAGTGTCACAGAGCAAGGTGGGGGTGTtggagggtgagggtggggCAAACAGGTGTCATAGCAAGGCGGTAATGTGACGGAAGTGTTTCTATAGGTGTGTTAGTTTGATGGCTTCTCTCGCAGTCGTACTTAGTGactctccttgtttctctctttcctttgctggttcgtctttttttttgttcaccgTCTCTTCTCCGTTGgtcctgtttctctccctctctctctctcccattttacTTTCAGTCAGCCTTTCTttcaccatctcctcttcttgttcctgtttctctccctctctctcccaatcaccatctctccctctcccatttcactctcaGTTTCGTGTACCATCTTCCTTCAGTTCTGTAATATTCCTTCGTCCCCACATTCTTTGTTCTATATGTCCCTCTTAccctctttcactccctccttcccccctttctctcattctatcACACCCTTGCTTCTACCATGCTTTTTTCTTGAATACTCCTAATATTTCCCCTCAGTCTTGCCTTCCCacacctccactccactccttcctAACCCTTCCACGCTCATCCACCTGTACGTGACCAAGCCCTTCCTCACTCACCTGataataaaatcagtgaagatTGAGACAAAAGACCGGCTTTGTCATGAGTATTATCGTCCATTTGCACATGTCGATACACGAGGTGGGGTAAGAAAGAGCCAACCCACAGAGAAGCGAAGAGTGGGAGTCCTAacctcactcttcccctccttctctcctccccccatctctcctGGAGCAAGTGGTGAGTTGGTCAGGTGAGAGTAATGAGAGGATGAGAGTGGTATGTGTCACTTGTCATAATAGCGGACAATGAGAGGGAGAGCGTGGAGAGCCTGGCGGGGTATGGCTGGTTCCCTTCAATAATTTAGTAATGTTCCTCCTAAAAGCCACTGCCACTGACAAGAAAATGACTGGGGGTGATACGGGTGGTAGTGTAAATATTTCAATGTGAGGATGGTTCGTCTGGCCATCATGGAcgtagaaagagaggaggagaacaacaataacTCACACGAATTTGacgtagaaagaagagaagaaaaaataacttatACGGATTTGACGTAGAattaaagggagaagaaaaaagatagtaaCTCACAAGAATTTGAAGACTAAAAAACTGCAGCATACGAATTTCAAGACTAAAAAACTGGagcatatattaaaa comes from the Portunus trituberculatus isolate SZX2019 chromosome 25, ASM1759143v1, whole genome shotgun sequence genome and includes:
- the LOC123508842 gene encoding barH-like 1 homeobox protein; translation: MTVEVCSRVGVRVSAAPGAIKDESQPGGGTSPAHETSEAPTPRPKFMITDILAQHKPPTSTQSEGSAPPTPTIEEPKDLSLTRTHAEDDDIDLEGDASHDEDDHGESEHAEVCSDSSGPPPCKKQRKARTAFTDHQLQTLEKSFERQKYLSVQDRMELAAKLNLTDTQVKTWYQNRRTKWKRQTAVGLELLAEAGNYAAVQRIYSAPYGWPYPPQSSSAAAAAAAAAALSPAAASVDLYYRQAAAAAALQKPLAYRLYPPGLPILPPLHSDPLRDALRPEALRPETIRPEALRPELRHDALRHEMLRQDLRPETLRPEALRPDVLRSLASSMAGTSPLAGSSLTVTASLPSSPLTSPLTSSASPSPLSSAGPLPPYYRSEAASQV